Proteins from a single region of Paraburkholderia sp. PGU19:
- a CDS encoding acetamidase/formamidase family protein, translated as MNEKPCTRHTIHEHQNHLGWDNSLSPVLTVAPHETVEFFPVDASGGQLTANSSVADIPRLDFARVNPVVGPVYIDGAEPGDAVKVTLLSFAPSGWGWTANIPGFGLLADQFPEPALHIWKYEPDLSVPAMFGPGGRVPLKPFCGTIGLAPGEAGVHSVIPPRRVGGNMDIRDICAGTELYLPVEVKGALFSVGDTHAAQGDGEVCGTAIESPVSLAAEFELIKGANLPFPRFTTPGPVSRHLDAIGYEVTTGIGPDLMDGARAAVSGMIDLLMKQHHISAIDAYLLCSVCADLRINEIVDQPNRIVSLYFPRIVFE; from the coding sequence ATGAACGAAAAACCCTGTACGCGCCACACCATTCATGAGCATCAGAACCATCTTGGCTGGGACAACTCGCTAAGTCCGGTACTGACCGTCGCGCCACACGAAACCGTCGAGTTCTTTCCGGTGGATGCATCCGGCGGACAACTTACTGCGAACTCGAGCGTCGCCGACATTCCACGGTTGGACTTTGCAAGGGTGAACCCGGTCGTCGGCCCGGTGTATATCGATGGCGCGGAGCCGGGCGACGCCGTCAAGGTGACACTGTTATCGTTCGCTCCTTCGGGCTGGGGTTGGACGGCGAACATTCCCGGTTTTGGCCTGCTGGCAGATCAGTTCCCCGAGCCCGCGCTACATATCTGGAAATACGAGCCGGACCTTAGTGTCCCGGCGATGTTCGGACCAGGGGGCCGGGTTCCGTTGAAGCCATTCTGCGGCACCATTGGCCTCGCCCCAGGCGAAGCGGGTGTGCATAGTGTGATTCCACCCCGCCGTGTCGGTGGCAACATGGATATCCGCGACATTTGTGCCGGCACGGAACTCTACCTTCCCGTCGAAGTGAAGGGCGCGCTGTTCTCTGTCGGCGATACGCATGCCGCGCAGGGGGACGGCGAGGTGTGCGGAACGGCAATCGAAAGTCCTGTGTCTCTGGCGGCAGAGTTCGAGTTGATCAAAGGGGCGAACCTCCCGTTTCCCCGATTTACCACGCCGGGCCCCGTAAGTCGTCACCTGGACGCAATCGGCTACGAGGTCACCACGGGCATTGGTCCGGATTTAATGGACGGAGCTCGGGCCGCAGTGTCAGGGATGATCGACCTGCTGATGAAACAACACCATATCAGCGCAATCGATGCTTACCTGCTCTGTAGTGTTTGTGCCGACTTGCGCATCAACGAGATCGTCGACCAGCCTAACCGGATCGTTTCGCTCTACTTCCCGCGCATCGTATTCGAGTGA
- a CDS encoding GDSL-type esterase/lipase family protein: protein MFRTHATDIEIDALPTRYAYAGVPPRPAGVYDLLVDGRLVQQSSAAGGDTVTIDMASGTVSKQSGSPATLRFTGLPGHDKKVEIWLPHNEITELVALRANAHVEPMADEGRHVWLHHGSSISHGSNGDSPTSIWPALAASLGDVELINLGFGGSALLDPFTARTMRDTPADVISLKIGINLVNTDLMRLRAFTPAVHGFLDTIREGHPGAPLLVISPLYCPIHEDTPGPGAFDMNALAAGKVSFRATGDPAERKAGKLTLTVIRDELRRIVQQRAANDPHLRYLDGLELYGQQDFADLPLPDQLHPDGPAHRRIGERFAKLAFGGGGLLSVE, encoded by the coding sequence GTGTTCCGCACCCATGCGACGGACATTGAGATCGATGCCCTGCCGACACGGTACGCATATGCGGGTGTCCCGCCGCGGCCGGCCGGTGTCTATGACCTGCTGGTCGACGGCCGCCTCGTTCAGCAAAGCAGTGCGGCTGGAGGCGACACCGTGACGATCGACATGGCCAGCGGCACCGTTTCGAAGCAGTCAGGGTCGCCGGCCACCCTACGGTTCACCGGCCTGCCCGGCCATGACAAGAAAGTCGAGATCTGGCTGCCGCATAACGAAATCACGGAGCTTGTCGCGCTGCGCGCCAACGCCCACGTCGAGCCCATGGCCGACGAGGGTCGACACGTCTGGCTGCATCACGGCAGCTCCATCAGTCATGGCTCCAACGGAGATAGCCCGACTTCGATCTGGCCCGCGCTTGCCGCTTCCCTCGGAGACGTGGAGCTGATCAATCTTGGATTCGGCGGCAGCGCGCTACTCGACCCCTTCACCGCCCGAACGATGCGCGACACGCCTGCCGACGTGATCAGCCTTAAGATCGGCATCAACCTCGTCAATACGGATCTGATGCGGCTGCGCGCTTTTACGCCAGCGGTTCACGGTTTTCTCGACACTATCCGGGAAGGTCACCCAGGCGCGCCGTTGCTGGTCATCTCGCCGCTCTATTGCCCGATTCACGAGGATACGCCGGGTCCTGGAGCGTTCGATATGAATGCGCTGGCGGCAGGGAAGGTTTCGTTTCGGGCGACGGGTGATCCGGCCGAACGCAAGGCCGGAAAGCTGACGCTTACCGTCATCCGGGATGAGTTGCGACGCATTGTGCAGCAGCGGGCGGCGAACGACCCACATCTACGCTACCTCGACGGACTTGAACTCTACGGTCAACAGGATTTCGCCGATCTGCCTCTGCCCGATCAACTGCACCCGGATGGGCCTGCACACCGTCGCATTGGCGAACGGTTCGCCAAGCTGGCGTTTGGCGGTGGAGGCCTTCTCTCTGTTGAGTGA
- a CDS encoding 5-oxoprolinase subunit PxpA, producing MPAINLNADLGESFGRYRIGDDSGIMQVIRSANIACGFHAGDPTVMTEAVSLAKENGVSIGAHPGFNDLWGFGRRQIQMNPEDLQYMITYQIGALQAIARAAGASVTHVKPHGALNNMAHMRRDYAMAIARGIKAADSDLIFVANACSEMVIAGQELGLRVAHEAYVDRRYDDSGLMTSRTEPDAVIHDANVAVKQVLSFIREQAIITRSGKRIPTPIHSFCTHGDEGTAMGLVRAVRDALTAEGIDIVTLPEMNLESAAKSS from the coding sequence ATGCCAGCGATCAACCTGAATGCCGATCTCGGCGAGAGTTTTGGGCGCTACCGGATCGGGGACGATAGCGGGATCATGCAGGTCATCCGGTCCGCGAATATCGCGTGTGGCTTCCATGCCGGCGACCCGACCGTCATGACAGAGGCCGTTTCGCTTGCCAAGGAAAATGGCGTTTCGATTGGCGCCCATCCGGGCTTCAACGATTTGTGGGGCTTTGGCCGCCGCCAGATTCAAATGAACCCCGAAGACCTGCAGTACATGATCACGTACCAGATAGGTGCACTGCAGGCCATCGCCCGCGCTGCCGGTGCGAGTGTGACGCACGTGAAGCCGCACGGCGCCTTGAATAACATGGCGCACATGCGGCGCGACTACGCGATGGCCATTGCAAGGGGAATAAAAGCCGCCGATTCCGACTTGATCTTCGTCGCGAATGCATGCTCCGAGATGGTGATTGCGGGACAGGAACTCGGGTTGCGCGTTGCACATGAGGCGTACGTAGACCGGCGATATGACGACAGTGGGTTGATGACGTCGAGAACAGAGCCTGACGCGGTGATTCACGACGCGAACGTAGCCGTCAAACAGGTGCTCTCGTTCATCAGGGAGCAGGCGATCATTACCCGAAGCGGCAAGCGTATCCCCACCCCGATCCACTCGTTCTGCACGCACGGTGACGAAGGGACCGCCATGGGCCTGGTCAGAGCCGTCCGGGACGCCCTCACGGCCGAGGGCATCGACATCGTCACGCTACCCGAAATGAACCTGGAGTCGGCAGCGAAATCATCGTAG